The segment CCGACGTCGGTCCACGTCAGGGGGCAGCCGTGGTCGTCGGGCGGACAGCCGTTGTTGAAGGCGAGGGCGTCACGGAACATCCCCTGGAACTCGTGAACGTTCGACACGTCCCAGGTCGAGACGTCGTCGTTGAACGCCACGGTGTCGCGGAACATGTCCATGGCGATCGTGAGGGTCGGAGGCAACCGATCGGGCACGACGAAGGCACGGTCTGCACCTTCGAACGCCCCGTAGGTTTTGTCGAGGCCAAGGTCGCCCCAGCGCTCGACGGCGTCCAACTGATCCACGCCGTCCCATGCGCCGCCGGTCCCGAACTGCTCGACGTCGCCGTGAATCTCCACGGTCCAGTCGCCGGCGCTCAGCGTGATGGCGTCGACGAAGTCGGTCTGCGTTCGCGTCTTACCGTCGTCGCGACGCCAGGTGGCCTCGGGGTCATTGGTGACGGGCAGGTTGACGTCGAAGTCGGTGGTGCTGGAGAACCGGAGGACCATCGGTTCCTTTTCGAACGTGACGTTGCGGGTGACGGTGCAGTCGCCGGGACAGGATGCGCTCACGGTGGCGACGTCGATGTCGTCGGAGGCGCGCAACGCGGCGCGAACCTCGCCGCGCGCGTCGCTGGTCGCCGTCCACGTCCCGTCGATCGGTTCGCCGGCCGGGGTGAGGAGGGTGCCGAGGGTGGTGGAGAGGCGTACGTCGACGCTGGAGACCGGCGTGCCGTCGGCGCCTGCGAGGGTGACGGCGACGTCGGTTGCGTCGCGGCCGTCGGAGTAGAGCGACGTCTCCGTCGTGGAGATCGCGAGCACCAGGTCGCGACTGCGGACGGGATCGCTGGGGACCGGTTCGAGACCGGCGAGCGTGTCGGTCTCCGCGACGAAGCGCACGTCGGGGGCGGCGCCCTCACTGGCGCCGGTGAACACGACGTCGGAGAGCGACACCCGCGTCTCACCCGCAGCGAGGAGGGCGGTGGGGGTCCCGTCCCGAGGGGCGGCAAAGCGGAGGGTGCCGTCCCCCTCGGCCTCGGCGCGGAGCGTGATCGTGAGCGCCTCGGGGGCAGGCGCTTCGTTGCCGGCCACATCGCGCAGAACGACGACGACGTCGAACGGCACGTTGCGGCGGAGCGCGGCGTCGACCCCTTCGACGTGGAGGCGGGCGGCGGGTCCGGCAGCGAGCGGAATGGGGCCGGCGTCGACGGGGGAGACGCCGGCGCTATCGAAGCGAAGGGTCGGGGTGGCGCCGGCCGGCCCGGAGAGGGTCAGCGCGTCGAAAGTAGCGACGCCGTCGACCGACGACACCGCCGCGGTGCCGACGAGCTCGACGTTCGCAGCCGGGGCGACCAGGCGAACACGGACGTCGGTGCGGGTGGGCACGACCCGACCCTCGGCGTCGCGTCGCTCGACGGTGGGGGCGACCGCCAGGTCGGCCCCGGCGACCGCGGCGTCGGGGACGGCGGTCACGACGAGCCGGTCGGGGGCGGTGGGTGCATCGACGGTCGCGTTGCGGCTGCACCCGACCAAAAGAACGAGCAGGGCGAGGGCAAGCAGGGGACGCGNNNNNNNNNNNNNNNNNNNNNNNNNNNNNNNNNNNNNNNNNNNNNNNNNNNNNNNNNNNNNNNNNNNNNNNNNNNNNNNNNNNNNNNNNNNNNNNNNNNNGACGTGCCGACCACCTCGAAGCCCACACCGGCGTAGACGTGGTTCGCGCCGGCGTCGGCCTCGTCGGCGAAGACGAACGGGCGGCGGCCCTGCTCGAGCAGGTGGCGCGTGACGGCGGCGACCGCCGCCTGCGCGTAGCCGCGCCCGCGGTGCTCGGGGGGGGTGTAGACCGCGCGGATGCGCACCCCGTGGGGCGTGGGGTGCCCGAGCCCGACCAGCGTCACCGGTCCGTCGTCGGTCCGCCAGATCCACAGGGTGCGCCCGTCGCCGGACAACCAGCGGGTGACGGCGGCCTCGGCGTGCTGCGGTTCGTGCGGGACCGCTTCGGTGTAGAAGGCGTGAATCCAGCCGGCCAGCAGGTCGTGGTCGGCGTCGGTGGCGCGGTCGGCGTGGCCGGGGACGTCGGCGGCGTGCGCGTCGCGCGCCTCGTAGACGTTGAGCCGCGCGACGGTTTCGACCTCCCCGCCGTTCGCCGCCGCCCAGGCGGCGGCGAACGCCTCGGCGGCCTCGGGGTCGCCGCGCACCCCCGCGACGCGCCCGAGCGCCTCCTGCGCCGCTTCGGGTTCGAACGTCGCGCCGCGCTCCGCGGCGAGGAGGCGTTCGACCAGCGGGTCGACCGCCGCGACGTCGCGGGCCTGCGAGAGCGTCAGGTCGTGGGGTGGGACGCGCATCGCTGCGAGCTGCGGGACGCCGTCGCGCTCGACGGTAGCGAGGAAGGCGTCGCGGTGCGCTCCCCCGGTGAGGGAGGCGAGGACGCCGAGTTGGATGCAGTTCGCCGCTTCGCGCTCGAGGAGCAGCGGCTCGACGATGCGCCGGTAGGCGGCGGCATCGGGGTAGTGCCGGACGGTGACGTCGTCCATTGCGAGGCAGGGTAGCACGCGCGATTCGGGCCCGAACATTAGCGCGCACGTGTATTGTTAACGGGTGACGACGCCCGCACCGCTCCACGTTCGCCTGACCGGTACGCCGACCCTCGCGCTCGACGGGGCGGAGGCGCCCGCCCTGCGCCACCGCAAGGGCTACGCCGTCCTGTTCCACCTCGCCGCCGCCGACGGCCCCGTCGACCGCGAGGCGCTCGTCGATCTCCTGTGGTCCGACAAGGACGGCCGCGCCGCGCGCAACAACCTCCGCGTCGTGCTGAGCGACCTCAAGAAGCACTACGGCGCCTACCTGGCCATCGACCGCCGGCAGGTGGGCTTCGCCCCCGGCGCGCCGGTCGCGACCGACCTGGCGGCGTTCCGCACCTGGGCGCGCGGCGTCGCGGCGGACGGCGAAGCGTCGGGCCCCCAGCTCCTGCACGGCCCCTTCCTCGACGGCTTCGACGACGCCGGCGCCGCGCCGTTCGCGACCTGGGTGCGGCGCGAGCGCGAAACGGTGCGCAGCGAGGCGTACGACGCCTTCGACCGCGCCGCCCGCGCCGCGGAGGGGGACGGACGCCTGGAGGACGCGCTCGCCCTCTGGCGCCGCGCCGCCGACGTCCGCCCCTGGGCGGAGGAGGCCTACCAGGCGACGATCCGGGTCGCGTCGCGCGCCGGCGACATCGACGCCGCGGAGGCGGCGTTCGAGGAGTGCCGTATCGCGCTCCGCGACCACTTGGGCATCGAACCCTCGAGCACCACCGTCGGCCTCGTGCACCGCGCGGTGGGCCCGAAGATCGCCGCGCCGCTCCAGAGCGAAACCGCCTGGGCGCGCCTCCCAATGATCGGCCGGGAACGTGACGTCGCCGACGTCGCCACCCTCGTCGCCGACCCAACCGTGCGCCTGGTCAGCGTCGTCGGCGCGCCGGGCGTCGGGACGTCGCGCGTCGCCTACGCCGCCACCCGCCGCGTGCAGGACCGCGCGCCGGGCGGCACCGCCCGCGTGCCCCTGCACGGCGTCCTCGACGTGCCCTTCGCGTGGAGTCGCGTCGCGGTCGCGCTCGGCCTTCCCGGGCAGGAGGACGAGCGCCGCGTCGACCACGAGCGCTTCGCGGCGCTGCAGACGCCGCACGGGGGTGGCGCCGTCCACGTGATCCTCGACGACGTGCACCCCGACCTCGACGTCGCCTCCTCCCTCGCCGCCTGGTTGCGGGCGCGCGGCGACGTCACCGTCGTCCACGTCGGTCGCGAACCGCTCGGCCTCGACGGGGAGCGCGTCCACGTCGTCGCGCCGCTACCGAGCCCCCGCACCGGCACCGAGATCTGGCCCGACGCGTGGGCGGAACAGCCGGCCGTCGCGCTCGGCCTCGCCGCCGCCCGGCGGCTGGGTGCGCACGGACCGACGACGCTCAGCGAACGCCGGCGGGTGACGTCGGCCCTCCGGACGCTCGGGGGGCACCCCGTCGCGACGATCCTGGCGATGGAGCGCGCCGCTCGCGACGGCGTCGCGGCGCTCGCGACGGAGGGCGCGTCGAGCGGCTCCCTGCTCGAAGGGGCCGACCGCCACCCCGAGGCGAGCGCCCTGTCCCCCTGGCACCGCTCGCTGCGCCGCCTCTACGGCCTCGACGTCGCGGCGCTGCCCGGCCCGGTGCGGCAGGTCGCCGTCGCGCTCGCCTCCACGGGCGCGCCGGCGACGGCGGAGGCGCTGGCGGAACGGACCGGCCTCGCCCCCGACCTGGTCGCGCGCGCCCTCGGGCGCCTCGACGCCCGCCGCTGGCTCGATCCGCCGCGCGGCGACGGGGCGTCGCGGCGCGACGCCGTCGCGCTCACCGTGCCTCTCCGAAGCCTGTTGGCGCACGCGCCGCTCGACGCGCCCGGCGCCCTCGACGACGCCGTCCCCCGCTCGGTGCACGCCGACGCGCGCGCCGACCGCACGCCGCCCCCCACGCACCCCGCGACGCGCACCCCGCCGGCCGGGGCGGAGCTGCGGCGCTCGCTCGGGGGGACCCGGTGACGCTCGCACGACACGACGGCCCCCAGGGGGGGCGCGCCGGGCGGGTCGCGCGCAACGACGCGCGCATCGAGCGCGCCGCGATCGAGGTCCTCGCGGCCGAGGGGTGGGCCGGGACGTCGTTCAACGCCGTCGCCCGCCGCGCCGGCCTCTCGAAGCGCCCCCTCCGCGACCGGTACGCCCACCGCGGTGAGCTCGTCGCCCGCGTCTGGACCGTCCACCTCGGCCCCGCCCTTCTCGACCACCTCGAGGCGGTCCTCGACGCCGCCCCGACGGTCGGGCCGGACGCCCGGCCGGCGCACCCGTGCGAGGCCGGCCGCGCCCTCGCCGACGCCCTCACCGCCCTCGCGCCGCGGCGCAGGCCGAACGACCCCGCGGCCACGGAGACGCTCGATGCGGCGCTCGAGGCGCTCCTCGTCGCGCCGTTCGACGACGACGTCCGCCGCGCCGTCGACGCCGACCTCGGGGCGTCGATGCGCGCCTGGACCCGTCCGCAGCTGCCGGTCGGCACCTGCCCGCAGGCCGCCGCCGCCGCGGCGACCGGGCGCGCCTACCTCCTCGCGACCGCGCTCGGGCTCGCGCTGTTCGCCCGCACGCACCCCGACCCCCCCGTCGACCTGCGCAGCGAAGCGGCGGGCCTCGCCCGCGCCCTCGCGGCCGCGGTCCCGCCGACCGACTGGACGTCGACGGCCGTGGCGGACGTCGTTCCGCCGGACGCCGCCTGGCTGCGTTGGCCGCCGCTCGACACCGGCGACGACGATCTCGACGAGCTGCTGTACGCCACCCTCGACCTGGTGAGCGAGGCGGGCTTCGACGGGGCCTCGACCGACGCGATTTGCCGCCGCGCCCACGTCTCCGAGGGGTTCCTGTTCGGGCGCTACGACACGAAACTGGACCTGTTCGTCGACGCCACCCGCCGCCTGCAGAGCAAGGTGCTGGCCGACGTCGA is part of the Trueperaceae bacterium genome and harbors:
- a CDS encoding invasin domain 3-containing protein; this translates as RPLLALALLVLLVGCSRNATVDAPTAPDRLVVTAVPDAAVAGADLAVAPTVERRDAEGRVVPTRTDVRVRLVAPAANVELVGTAAVSSVDGVATFDALTLSGPAGATPTLRFDSAGVSPVDAGPIPLAAGPAARLHVEGVDAALRRNVPFDVVVVLRDVAGNEAPAPEALTITLRAEAEGDGTLRFAAPRDGTPTALLAAGETRVSLSDVVFTGASEGAAPDVRFVAETDTLAGLEPVPSDPVRSRDLVLAISTTETSLYSDGRDATDVAVTLAGADGTPVSSVDVRLSTTLGTLLTPAGEPIDGTWTATSDARGEVRAALRASDDIDVATVSASCPGDCTVTRNVTFEKEPMVLRFSSTTDFDVNLPVTNDPEATWRRDDGKTRTQTDFVDAITLSAGDWTVEIHGDVEQFGTGGAWDGVDQLDAVERWGDLGLDKTYGAFEGADRAFVVPDRLPPTLTIAMDMFRDTVAFNDDVSTWDVSNVHEFQGMFRDALAFNNGCPPDDHGCPLTWTDVG
- a CDS encoding GNAT family N-acetyltransferase, producing MDDVTVRHYPDAAAYRRIVEPLLLEREAANCIQLGVLASLTGGAHRDAFLATVERDGVPQLAAMRVPPHDLTLSQARDVAAVDPLVERLLAAERGATFEPEAAQEALGRVAGVRGDPEAAEAFAAAWAAANGGEVETVARLNVYEARDAHAADVPGHADRATDADHDLLAGWIHAFYTEAVPHEPQHAEAAVTRWLSGDGRTLWIWRTDDGPVTLVGLGHPTPHGVRIRAVYTPPEHRGRGYAQAAVAAVTRHLLEQGRRPFVFADEADAGANHVYAGVGFEVVGTS
- a CDS encoding BTAD domain-containing putative transcriptional regulator, which codes for MTTPAPLHVRLTGTPTLALDGAEAPALRHRKGYAVLFHLAAADGPVDREALVDLLWSDKDGRAARNNLRVVLSDLKKHYGAYLAIDRRQVGFAPGAPVATDLAAFRTWARGVAADGEASGPQLLHGPFLDGFDDAGAAPFATWVRRERETVRSEAYDAFDRAARAAEGDGRLEDALALWRRAADVRPWAEEAYQATIRVASRAGDIDAAEAAFEECRIALRDHLGIEPSSTTVGLVHRAVGPKIAAPLQSETAWARLPMIGRERDVADVATLVADPTVRLVSVVGAPGVGTSRVAYAATRRVQDRAPGGTARVPLHGVLDVPFAWSRVAVALGLPGQEDERRVDHERFAALQTPHGGGAVHVILDDVHPDLDVASSLAAWLRARGDVTVVHVGREPLGLDGERVHVVAPLPSPRTGTEIWPDAWAEQPAVALGLAAARRLGAHGPTTLSERRRVTSALRTLGGHPVATILAMERAARDGVAALATEGASSGSLLEGADRHPEASALSPWHRSLRRLYGLDVAALPGPVRQVAVALASTGAPATAEALAERTGLAPDLVARALGRLDARRWLDPPRGDGASRRDAVALTVPLRSLLAHAPLDAPGALDDAVPRSVHADARADRTPPPTHPATRTPPAGAELRRSLGGTR
- a CDS encoding TetR/AcrR family transcriptional regulator; this encodes MTLARHDGPQGGRAGRVARNDARIERAAIEVLAAEGWAGTSFNAVARRAGLSKRPLRDRYAHRGELVARVWTVHLGPALLDHLEAVLDAAPTVGPDARPAHPCEAGRALADALTALAPRRRPNDPAATETLDAALEALLVAPFDDDVRRAVDADLGASMRAWTRPQLPVGTCPQAAAAAATGRAYLLATALGLALFARTHPDPPVDLRSEAAGLARALAAAVPPTDWTSTAVADVVPPDAAWLRWPPLDTGDDDLDELLYATLDLVSEAGFDGASTDAICRRAHVSEGFLFGRYDTKLDLFVDATRRLQSKVLADVEVRLRRYREQYGDATGRAITLRDATRPGGTRARALALELHRVAWHEPALREVLHAEREAMFVSSRDAFGDVGDVAARASFHAGTALGTGVVLLASFVPSVHALPWNVVTDPHVGQGPGQA